The nucleotide window CGGCGAACGGATCCTGTCCTTCGGCGGCGCCGACACGTTCGACGGCGGCACGATGCGCGCGAATGCGCTCGATGCCGCCGCCGCCTTCGATCCGGCCACACGCAGCTGGACGGCCCTGCCGGCAGGCATGGAGCCGCGCGAGGGCCTCGTCGGCGTCACCTATGGCGACAAGGCCTATCTCGTCGGCGGCATGCGCAACGCGCCCGAGCATTCCTCCCCGCTGGTCGAGGAGGTCGATCTGGCAACCGGTAGCGTCACGCCTTTCGCGACGCTGAAGGAAGGCCGCACGGCCGCCGCCTGCGGTGTTCTCGGCACAACGCTCGTCGTCGCCGGCGGCGTCACCGAGGGGGTAGCGAACATGACCGGGACGATCGAGGCAATCTCGCTGTAGGCGCCGATATCACAGGGAGATGCCGCCATGACCGATTGCGATCCGAACCAGCTCCAGCGGCTGGTGGAGACGACGCTGGGGCCGGAGGCGATGGACCACGGCCTGACCTTCCGGCCGATGTTCGGCGGCATCACCGCCTATACGATGGGCCGGAATTTCGCCTCGCTCTCCAATGTCGGGCTGGCGCTCAAGCTCGACCGGGCCGCGCGCGACGAACTCCTCGCCGTTCCGGGCGCAAGGCCGCTGCAATACGACCCCGGCGGACCGGTCAGCAAGAGTTCGGTCGTCGTGCCGGAGAGCTTTCACGAAGACACCGACGCCTTGCGCGGCTGGCTCCTGCGCAGCATCGACTACTGCCGCACCCTCAAGCTGCCGGCCAGGCGCAAGAAGCGCGAGAGCTGATCCCCTTCCCTGCCCGCTCACGCGGCAGCGGGATCGCGCAGCTGCTCGCCATGGCGAAGGATGCGTGCGAAGGCCTCGACGGTCTGGTCGATCAGCGCCTCCTCGCCCAGCAGCAGGCGGTGATGCAGCCAGATGCCGTTCGCGGCCAGGTCGGCGGAAACCGGGCTCGCCGGCAGGCGCGCGGGATCTCCGCCCAGCCGCGCGAAATCGCCGGCAAAGTGCGGCACATCCTGAATTCGCGGATACATCCGATAGGCCGGCACGCCCTCGGCCACCAGCGCATCGACGATCCGCTGGCGCGGCAGCCCGCCGAAGGCCGCCTCGTCGATCGCCATCACCGCCATGTACCAGGAATGGCGGTCGACATCGGCGGCGACCGTCTGCAGCCGCACGCCGTTGAGCGAGGCCAGTCCGGCGCGCAGGCGCCGGGCGCGAGCCTCGCGCAGCGCCGCACGCTCCTCCAGCCGGTCGAGCTGGCATTGCAGCAACGCGCCCTGAAACTCCGTCATCCGCATGTTGCTGCCGAGCACGAGATGGGCATAGGTGCGGTCGCCGTCCGGCCGGCCGCAATGCGACACCAGCCGTGCCCGCCGCGCCAGATCTTCGTCATTGGCAAGCAGCATGCCGCCCTCGCCGGCCGTCATCAGCTTGAAATTCTGGAAACTGTAGGCGGAAAAGGCGCCGAAGCTGCCGGCCGGTCGGCCGTTGCGCGCGGCGCCATGGGCATGGGCAGCGTCCTCGACGACCGCGATGCCGGCCTCGTCCGCCAGGGCCATGATCGCGTCCATGTCGGCGACATGGCCGGCGAAATGCACCGGCACCACCGCCTTTGTAGCCGGGGTGAGCGCGGCGCGGATCGCGTCGGGAGAAATGCACCAGTCGTGCGGATCGACGTCCACCGGCACCGGCCTTGCTCCGACCAGCATCGCCGCCATGCCCGTTGCGACAAAGGTCATCGCCGGCACGATCACCTCGTCGCCCGCACCGATGCCGAGGGCCCGGAACGCCAGTTCCAGCGCATGCGTGCCATTGGTGCAGGCAATTGCGAAGCGGGTGCCATGCGCCCGGGCGAAACTTTCCTCGAAGCGGGTCACGGCCGAGCCGCCCTTCGACCACCACTGGTCGGTGCGCAGCACCTGGAGGATCGCCTCCTCCTGCGCCGGGTCCTGCGGAGGCCAGGCCGGAAGCGGTCCGGCAAGTGCCGGCTGTCCTCCGAGCATGGCCGGCAAGGCTGATCCGCTCATCCGCATACCCCTCCCCGGGCAGAGCCCGATGACGCTGCAAACCTCACCCATGAAACCACCCGCCCTCCACAACGTCAAATTGATTTGACGGAACCTGGCAACCATGAAGACTGGTGCGGCAGACGGCGGGGGCGCGATGGAGACCGGGGGCGACGTGGTGATGGTCGGGGCGGGTTGGATCGCCCGGCAGGGATACCTGCCGGCGTTCGCCCGGCTCGGCTGGCGCGCGACATGCTTCGACACCGGAGACGACCCTGCCGGGCGCGCCGCGCTCGGCCAGGCGATCGACCTTGCCCGGCGGTCCGGCGCCGCTCCGCTCTGCATCGTCGCGACGCCGAATGCCAGCCACCTGGCGCTGGCCGGCGCATTTCTCGCCACCGGTTGCCGGGTGCTGGTGGAAAAGCCCGCCTGCCTGCCATGGGAGGTGGAGACCGCCGCCGCTGCCGCCCTGCCGCTCGAACGGCTGTTCGTCTCGACGCCGTTCCGCTTCCGGCCCGATGTCGTGCGGCTGATCGAGGCTGTGGCGGAGGGGACGGTCGGCGAGATCCGTTCGGTCGAGGCGACCTGGCGACGCCGCTCCGGCATCCCGCGGCCCGGCTCCTGGTACACCGCGCGCAGGCTGTCGGGCGGCGGCGTACTTGCGGACCTGGGGCCGCACCTTCTCGATACGGCGATGACATTGCTCGGCTGGCCGGAAATGACCGTGCTCGCCGCGCGGTTGACGGCGGCGGCGGACGCCCAGACCGATGGCGGTGCCAGCACCTGGATGGCGGCGGGCGCGGCCGACGACCTGCCCCTCGACGTGGAGATCGCCGCCGATGCGTCGTGGCGCGACGCGCGCGGGCGGGACCTGCGCCTGCACGCCAGCTGGCATGACGATGTTGCCGCCGACGCCACCGTGATCGAGGTCGCGGGAACGCGCGGCAGGCTGCGCCTCGACACGCTGTTCGGCTTCGCGCCGGGGCCTTCGCTTGGCCGCTTGTCGGGCACGGTCGACGCCTCGATCCCGCTCCGGCGCCAGCCATCGGCCGACTTCGCGAGGATGCTCCGTCTTGTGCAGCAAGGCCGTGCGGCAACCGGCGCACAGGGCCTTGCGGTCATGCGCCTGATTGCCGGTGCCTATGACCGCGGCGGGGTCGTCTCGCCCGGCACGGCGGCGACCGACGTGCCGCGATAGGGCAGCCAGTACCACCAGTTCCGCGCCTCGGCCGGCAGGTCGGGGTCGCGCACCTGGGCGACCGCGCAGCGGAACACGTCCTCGACGCAAGGATCCACCGGCCTGCCGACGCGGGCGGTGAACGCCATGTACATCTCGGCCGGATCCGCCTTGGCCAGGTCGTCGAAGGAGCGGTAGCCGAGCGCCCAGATATCGGCGGCGAGCGAGGGGCCGACCGAGCCGAGCGACTGGAACCGCGCCAGCGCGGAGAGCATCCGGCAGCGATCGAGCGGGATGCCGGTCTCGGCGGCAAACTGCTCCGGCGGCGTCCATGCGGTGTCGCGCAGCCGGATCCGCGCGCGCCGCAGCGCCGTCCGCTCCTGCGGCCGCAGCGGCAGTTGGGGCGCGGCCGTCTTGAAGGCGCGGGGATCCCGGGCAGGTGCGCTCATCTTCCGTCCAGACAGGGTTGGGTGTTCTGGACCTGCGATGCCGGCAGCATCGACGATCCGCCCGAATATACACGCAAAAGTATAAGGATGAAACTGTTGACCGCTCCGATTGTTTGCAGGATGATCCTTGCCTGAGGCTGCAACCCGTCTGACATGAGTGCGCCAACATGACCCGAGCGGTTGTCATTGCCGGCATGGGGGTGAACTGCTCGGCCGGGGCGACGCTTGCGGCGTTTCGCAGCTCCCTGCGGGAGGGACGGCACGGCCTGTCGCCGCTCGAGGGCATCCCGGTGTCGCGCAGCAACGCGACCGCCTCGCAGATCAAGTCCGTTTCCCCGACGCTTCCCGGCCGGCTGCGCCGCATCGCCCGCACGGCGATTTCCGAGGCGCTGGCCCATGCCGGCATCGCCGCCGGCAGCGACGAGGCCCGGCGCATGGGCCTGTATTTCGCCACCGTTTCCGGCGACGGCCACACCGCCGAGCGCCTGTTCGGCGAGGTGCCGGAACCGGCGGAAATGACACGCCGCCACCGCCTGGCGCTCGCGACCTTTCCCTCCGGCACGCTGGCCGACCGGCTCGCCCGCGACTTCGGCCTGGAGGGGCCGCGCCAGGTCAATTCCAACGCCTGCGCCTCCGGTCTCATCGCGCTGGCCGCCGCGACCTATGCGATCCGCACCGGGCGGATCGATGCGGCGGTGGTGTGCGGCGCCGACCAGTTGAAGCCCATCACCTATTGGGGCGCCGACAGGTCCGGCATCATCGGCCCGACCGTCCGCCCGTTCCACCGGCTGCGCAACGGCACCGTCTTCGGCGATGGCGCCGGTGCGGTGGTGATCGAGGCGGCGGAGCACGCGCTGGCGCGCGGCGCCCGTCCGCTCGCCGAGATCGCCGGCGTCGCGCTCGGCTGCTCCGACGATCCGCACGAGATCATCCCGCAGCTGGAGGGCAGCGGCATCGCCCGCTGCATCGCCGCGGCGCTGGCGGAAGCGGGCCTTGCGCCGCAGGACATCGGCTACATCAACTGCCATGCCAGCGGCACGGTCAACATCGACATCAGCGAATATGCGGCCATCCGCAAGGCGTTCGGTGCGGCCGCCGACGACATTCCCGTCAGCGCGACCAAGTCCTTCACCGGCCATCTGTCCTCCGCCTCGGCGATCATCGAGCTGGTCGTCGCCATCGACGCGGTCGCCACCGGCTACCTGCCGGAAACGCTCGGTCTCGACGATCCGGACCCCAAGCTGCCGCTGCGCCATGTTCCAAAGGGCGGGCTCCAAGCGCTGCCTCGCCCGGCCCTGTCGCTGTCGATGGGCGGGGGCGGCGTCAACACCGCCGCGGTGCTGAAGCCCTTGCCGGAGGCAGGCGCGCCTCCCCTCGGCGCTGCTGCCCCGCCCCGTGCGACACCGGCCGCCCCGCCGCGCCTGGTCGCCGCCCTCACCCTGTCCGGTGCCGCGCCGCGCTCCCTCGGCTCTCGCACCGGTGCCGGCCTCCACTGGCTGCCGCTTGCCGATCTCGACACCCTGTCCGGCGGCGAGGCCAATGCCCATTACAACCGCGCCGCGCGGCTGGCGCTCGCCGCGACGACGGGCCTCGTCGCGCGGACAGGCCTCTCGGAGGAGGAACTGCGGTCCGAGCGGCTCGCGCTGGTCGTCGCCACCGCGCTCGGCGGTACCGCCACCTGGAGCGACCTGCTCGCCCGCACCTATGCGATCAACCCCCGCCACATCACCCCCTCGATGGCCCTGTCGCACGGCGCCCATCTCGGCGCGACGCTGACGGCCCGCGCCTTCGGCATCGTCGGCCCCACCGTGACGCTGACCTGCGGCGAGACCAGCGGCCTCGCCGCCCTTGCGCTGGTCTGCGACATGATGGCGCTCGGGCTGATCGACCGGGCGCTCGTCTGCGGCGTCGACATTGCCGACGAGCCGACATGCCGCGCGCACCGGCTGCTCGGCATGCCGGACCTTGCCCCGCGCGATGCGGCGACGGCGATGCTCATCGAGGCACCGGGCATTGGCTCGAACCGTCCGGCCCTCGGCCGTCTCGCCGCGGTGGCCGAGACAAGCCGGGCCGTCGGTGCCGGCCGGCCCGGCGAGACGGCCGCGCAGGCATCGCTTGCCGCCGCGCGAGCCTGCACCAGCGTCGACCTCTCCCGTTGCCGCATCGTCGAGGCTGCTGCCTCCGGCGGCGACGGACCGCTCGCCGCCCTCGCCGCAGCCCTTGCCGAGACGCTGTCGGAATGCGGCGACGCGCCAGAGGAAGGAGCCGCGCCGCCGGCAACCCTGGCGCTCGTGGCGGCCGGGCGCGGCGGCGTCGGCGCAACGGCGATCCTGCAGCACGGAGGGTGGACGTGACCGGAGCGCCGCAGTGGCAGGACGCGGTCGCGCGCGGGCTCGATGCGGCCATCGCCGACTATCGTCGCGACAATCCCGGCTCTGCCCGCTACCGCGAGACGGCCGCCGACGTGCTGCCTGGCGGCGGCACCCGCTCTTCCTATCATTTCGCGCCCTTCCCGCTGGTGCTGGCTTGCGGGTCGGGCGACCGGGTGAGCGATGTCGACGGCCGGACGCGTCTCGACCTCAACGCCAATTTCGGCGTCAGCGTGCACGGGCACGGCTTCGCGCCGATCGTCGAGGCGGTGCGGGCGCAATCGGAACGCGGCTTCTGCTTCGCCGCGCCGAACCCGCTGGAGGCGGAGCTCGCGCGGCGCATCTGCGAGCGCGTGCCCTCCATCGAGCTGCTGCGCTTCACCTCGTCCGGCACGGAAGCGGTCATGGCCGCGCTGTCTGTCGCCCGCGCTTTTACCGGGCGCCGCCGGGTCGCCAAGCTGCATGGCGGCTATCACGGCTCCTCCGACTTCGGCACCGCCAACGGTCCGGGCAGCGCGCCGGACCTCGGCAGCAATTCCGCCCGGGCTGCAGCCGTGCCCGCCGACATTCTGCCGCTGTCGGTGGACGAGCCGGACCGGCTTGTCGCCAGCCTCCGCGAGGCGGCGGACGACCTCGCCGCCGTGGTGGTCGAACCGGTCCAGGGCGCCGCCGGCCTCATCCAGGTCCCGCCCGAGCTCCTCGCCCGCATCCGTTCGGTGACGCAGGAACTCGGCATCCTGCTGATCTTCGACGAGGTGATGATGTTCCGCATGCATCGCGGCGGGGTGCAGTCGATGCTGGGCCTGCGCCCGGACCTGACCGTGCTCGGCAAGCTGATCGGCGGCGGCCTGCCGGTCGGCGCATTCGGCGGGCGGGCCGACATCATGGGGCTGTTCGACCCGTTCCGCGAAGGAGCGATCCGCCTTGCCGGCACGTATAACGGCAATCCGATGACCATGGCCGCCGGCATCGCCTGCCTCGACGCGCTGGAGGAGGCCGACTTCACGCGGATGGATCACCTCGCGCAGGCACTTGCGGGCGCCGGCAACGCGGTCCTGGCGCGCCGCGTCGTCCCGGCCTCCATCGTCGCCGCCGGCGGCTTCTTCTGCCTGCATGCCCTTCCGCGCCCGGCGCGCTCGCACGCACAGTTGCTGCAGCAGGACCAGGCGCTGCACCGGCTGCTGCATCTGGGGCTGATCAACGAAGGGGTGCTGGTGACGCCGACCGGCATGGGCGTCGTGTCCACGCGCACCGGCCCGGCGGAGGTCGACGAGTTCGGCGCGGCGCTGGAGCGTGTCCTTGCGCGCTATCTCCGCCCGGCGCAGGCTTGAGGGACCATGTGCGGCATCACTGCCCTCTATCCACGGTCCGGCGCAGTCCCTCCGTCCGCGCCGGCGATCTCGGCCATGCTCGAGACGATGCGTCGGCGCGGGCCCGACCACAGCGGCATCGCGATTGCGGCATCGGGAGCGCTCGGCGCCGCCCGGCTGCGGATCCGCGACCCGGCCGCAACCGCCGACCAGCCCTTCGCCAATCACGACGCGACGCTGCGCATCGCCTTCAACGGCGAGATCTTCAACAACGACGCGCTTCGCAAGCGCCTGGGGCCGCCGCCGGGCGGCTGGCGCACCGGCTGCGACGTCGAGACCGTCCTTTCCGGCTACGAGGCGCTCGGCCCTGCAATCGTTGAGGAGCTTGAGGGCCAGTTCGCGTTCGCGATCCTCGACGACCGCAACCGCACGATGCTGGTCGCGCGCGACCCCTTCGGCATCTGCCCCTTGTTCCTGGCCGAGGTCGGCGATCTCGTCGTGGCCAGTTCCAGCCTGCGTGCGATCCTTGCCGGGTTTCCGGGCCGTTTTCGCCGGCCGGATCCGCTCGGCATTGCCGAGACGCTGCTGCTGCGCTTTCCGCTGGCGCCGAACACCGTCGTTGCCGGCATCCGCCAGCTGCCGCCCGGAGAGCTTGCCGTCTTCGACGGAGAACGGGAGCACCGCAGGCGCCATTGGAGCCTGCCGCAACCGGCGGCGCCGACGGGCGGCCAGGATGAAGAGGACCGGCTGGCCGAGTTGCTGGAGCATGCCGTTGCCGGCAACTGCCTGTCGGATGCTCCCGTCGGCCTCTTCCTGAGCGGGGGGCTTGATTCCGGCATCGTCGCCGCCCTTGCCGCGTCGCGGCTGGCCTCCGGCACGCCGGCCGCCACGCTGGCGTTTGCCGGACCCGACGGCGAAGGCGAGGCCGCGCGCGCCCTCGCAGCCCGCTTCGGCTACCGTTCGCATCTCGTCGACGTCGAGACGCTCGATCCGCACGCCCTGGTGGCCGACACGCTCGATGCCATGGACATGCCGCTTGGCGCCCGCGATGCACCGGCGGTCATGGCGATGGCCCGCGCGCTGCGCGAGGCGGAGCCCGCGGTCAAGGTGGTCCTCACCGGAACCGGTTCGGACGAACAGTTCGGCGGCTACAGAAACACCTATTTCGGCCCGGCCGAGGGCTCGCTGGAGCAGCAGATCTCCCATTTCATGGCCTGCTACTCGGCTATCGATCCGTCCCGGCGCGCCTCGGTTCTCGCTCTTGTCGGGCCGGATGCGGTCGCCGACATGACCGCCCGACTGGCCGCAACGCTTGCCGCGATGGCGCCCGGGCTCGCCTCCACCACGCCGGCACGCGTTCTCGATCTTCTCTACATGACCACCCACCTGCCCGGATGGGAGCTGGCGACAGCCGACATGATGTGCATGCATTGCTCGCTGGAGGCGCGGGTTCCGTTCCTAGACCGGCACCTCGTCGGCTTCAGCCTGACCCGCGCCGATCCGGACGCGCGCAACGGAGCTCCCGACAAGGCCCTGCTCCGGCGCACCGCCGCCCGCTGGCTCGGCGCCAAGGCCAGCGCCCGGCCCAAGCTTCCGCTCAGCCGGCCGCTCGCGGCCTGGATCGAGCGCGCAGCCCCCTGGCAAGGACAGCCCGCCGGTCCCCTCGCCGATCTCGGCCTCGATCCTTGCGCGCTCGCGCAGATGACGGGACCCGGCGCATCGTTCGACCTGCGCTGGCGGGTGCAGGTCCTCCAGCGCTGGCTCGACCGGCACCTTGCCGGCTGAGGGGGAGAGGAAGCGATGGCAGGACAGGCCCCGGACATCGTCATCGTCAGCGGCCTGCCGCGCTCCGGCACCTCGATGATGATGCGCATGCTTGCCGCCGGCGGTCTCGACCTGCTGGTGGACGAACAGCGGCAACCGGACAGTCACAACCCCTACGGCTATTTCGAGTTCGCTCCCGTCCGCCGGATAGCCATCGACCATGCGTGGCTCGACCAGGCCCGGGGCAAGGCCGTGAAGGTCGTCGTTCCCCTGTTGATGCGCCTGCCCGCACGCGCCCGCTGCAAGGTGGTGCTCATGCACCGCGATCTCGAGGCGACGGCCCGCTCGCAAGGCCGGATGATCGCGGCCGCCGGCGGCGATCCGGGCGCCCCTGAAGACTGGACGGCCCCTCTTGCGGCTCTCCAGCAAGAGGCGCAGGACTGGTGCGCACGCCTCGGCCCGGGGCGGACCCTGGCGGTTTCCTACGAGGACTGCCTCCGCGATCCGCCGGCTGCGGCCGGCCGCGTCGCCGCGTTCGTTGCCCCCGATCTTCCCTTCCCTCCCGACACCGCCGCTATGGCCGCCGCCGTTGCTCTGCCCCGCCCTTCTGTCTGAATCTCGCCCTGCTCCTCTGCGCCGGCCCTAGGCATTTCTACCTCTACGGAAGCGGGAGAAGCAAAAACAATACATCTTTATGTTGCTTACCTGGCGAGATCGGCGCACCATATGGTTGCCAGCGCATCCGCTCGCATTATTGGGTTGTATTTTTCTGCTTGCCGCGTTGCACGCTCAGGCGTGGCGTCGTGTCGGTCCGGATCGAGATGGATCCGGCCAGAGCGCCATCTTTTCGCCTCGACACATCAGTGGACCAGCTTGAAAAGGGAGATCACCATGCCTTCCGTTGAACTTGCAGAATCCCGAAATGCCAAGATCCAGGTGCGCCTGACGGCCGACAGGGGCACCATACCGCGCATCGTCATGGCCGCCTGTGGCGGAGAGGACATGCTCGCGCGTGTCTCTTATCCGATCGCCGAGATGCAACAGCGCGGCTTCGGCAAGAGTGTCATCGAAGACCGCAGCGTCAAGGACTTCTCTCTCAAGGACTACATGGCCGACTTCGACGCAGCCATCAAGACGACGCGCGCCAAGTCGCCCGTTCTTCTGGGATATTCCCATGGCGGTTACTTCACGACGGCCTACGCGCTTCACAATCCGGGCGCGGTCTCCGCTCTCATCCTCGTCGAACCGGCGCTGTTCACCGAGCGCGCCGAACTCGAGCACCGTGCCGAGCTCGCGTCCAAGGGCGATAGCGACGGCGCCATCCAGGCGATGCTGAGCTATGTCGACCGGTCCGTCGGCCTCGACCGGTCGAAGTCGACCAAGATGTCGAAGGCCATCGTCAGCGAATCCCAGAGCAGCGAGACGCTGGCCCAGGAGTTCCTGATCCGCGCCCGCAACCCGATCTCGAAGCGGGACCTGACCAAGCTGACGATGCCCGTGCTGCTGATCGGCGGCACGGAAAGCCGCGTCGCCGACTCGGTCGAGAAGGCTGCGGCGGTGATCCCCTATGCCAACGTCGCCTGGATCCGCGGCGCCGGGCATCTCGACCTGCTGTGGAACGGCAGCGCCGAGGTGGGCGCCAAGGTCTCGGCCGTCATCAACGGCTTCATGGAAACGCTCTGAACGGCGCTTCGCCAGCGGTGCCGGGGGCTCTCCCCGGCGCCGATTTTCAGCAAAAGCCCATTTTCAGCAAAAGACTGCCTGTCGGAGACGTTCTGCGCTCAGGATGTCTGCGCCATGCCGATCAGGTCGGCGACGTCGCGCGGACGGGACAGGAGCAGATCGCACGCCACCGGCCGCGCCCCGCCCCACAGCGCCAGGATCGCCGGAACCCGGGCTTGGCGCGCCGCCTCCATGTCCGTTGCAGTATCCCCGACAAATCCGTGGCACAGCGGTGCGCCGAGCCGGTCGAGGCACAGCAGCAAGGGGTCCGGCGCCGGCTTGCCCGGCCCTTCGTCGCCGGCGACCAGCGCATCCACATGGGCGATCAGGCCGCAACCGGCGAGCACCGACAGGGAGCGCGCGCGATCCTTGCCGGTCACCACGCCGATCAGGCAGCCGAGGCTCCGCAATCCGGCGAGCAACTCGGCAACGCCGTCGAGCGGCACCGCGAGGTGGTCGAGCCGGCGGGCATGGGTGCGAAACGTCTCGCCGAAACCCGCGGGCAAGTCGAGTTGCCGGGCGATGTCCTCGATCGGCCGGCCGAGGCGGTCACGGAAGCCGGAAACGAGTTCCTCGCCGTCGCGGCCGATCTCGGCGCAAGCGCCGACGAAGGCGGACCGCGCGACATCCCAACTGTCGATCAGGACCCCGTCGAGATCGAAAAGCAGACAATGACGCGCGCCCGGCATTGAGCGTCCCTACCCTTGCGTGTGCAATGGAGCTTGTGCGACTTTACTGCGAAATGCGGCGGGCACCAATGTCTATTTGCCCCGGCTCCGCCTCACCCGTTCCAGCCCGGCAGCCTTGCGGCCTGTTCGATCCAGCTTGCCAATTGCGCCTCGTCCGGCCCCTCGTCCTCGTGGATATGGACGTAGCGCGTCGCCTCGTCCTTGGAGGCGACGGGCGGCGGCGGCTCCAGCTGCGCACCGCGGAAGAAGGCGAGCTTGATGTATCTGTTGAAGCAGTGGACGCCGAGGAACCAGCCCTGCCCCTCCACGCCGTAGAGCGGCGAGTTCCATTTCACCGCCTTGCGCACGTCCGGCACGGTGCGCTCGACGAGCGCGTCCAGCTTGCGGCCCGCTTCTCTCTTCCAGCCCGGCATGGCCGCGATATAGGCCTGGACGGGCTCGTCGCCCTCGCCCTTGGCGATCTGCGGATTGCCGCCGGACAGCAGCCTGGGTTCCTTCGGCGCTCCGCGTTTTTCGGCGGCCCTCACGCCTGCTCCTGCAGGCCGCCCCCCTTTTGCCCGTCGCGCCGCGTCAGCCAGGGCCGGGCGAACAGCCACAGGCCGGTCAGCATCAAGGGGATCAGCGGCACCAGGGCCAGCACCCCCACCAGGACGGAGGGGGTGCCGGCAAGGTTCATGGCGATGTTGGCGAGCACGGCCAGGGTGAAGGCGAGCGACAGCCAGCGGTGGGTCTGGCGGATCCATCCGTTGCGGGTCATGGCAATCTCCAGGTTCGGGGGTAACGGTCCGGTTCAGGTCGCGGCGGAGCCTGTCACTCCATCCGCGCCAGCACCTCTTCCATCTTGTCGAGGAAATGCGGCCAGCCGGCCTTCGCGCCGCCGAAATAGCGCGGCTGGTCGCGGCGGAAGCCGGTCTGCTCCATCCGCAGCCGCGTCCCGCTGCCCGTCGGCGTCAGCGTCCAGGTGACGATGCTCTTCAGATCGTGATCGCCCCAGCTATAGGCGAGCAGGTGCGGCGGCTCGATGTCCAGCACCTCGCAGTCGACCGAGCCCCAGTCGGCGCGAAAGCCGAAACGGTGGCCGATGGCCGGGCGGAAATCGCCCTTCATCAGCCATTCCTCGATCAGGTGCGGTTCGGTCAAGGCGCGCCAGATCTTC belongs to Stappia indica and includes:
- a CDS encoding DUF1801 domain-containing protein, with product MRAAEKRGAPKEPRLLSGGNPQIAKGEGDEPVQAYIAAMPGWKREAGRKLDALVERTVPDVRKAVKWNSPLYGVEGQGWFLGVHCFNRYIKLAFFRGAQLEPPPPVASKDEATRYVHIHEDEGPDEAQLASWIEQAARLPGWNG
- a CDS encoding alpha/beta fold hydrolase; the protein is MPSVELAESRNAKIQVRLTADRGTIPRIVMAACGGEDMLARVSYPIAEMQQRGFGKSVIEDRSVKDFSLKDYMADFDAAIKTTRAKSPVLLGYSHGGYFTTAYALHNPGAVSALILVEPALFTERAELEHRAELASKGDSDGAIQAMLSYVDRSVGLDRSKSTKMSKAIVSESQSSETLAQEFLIRARNPISKRDLTKLTMPVLLIGGTESRVADSVEKAAAVIPYANVAWIRGAGHLDLLWNGSAEVGAKVSAVINGFMETL
- a CDS encoding SRPBCC family protein encodes the protein MTQTQDDTLSVVMERDIAHPPEKIWRALTEPHLIEEWLMKGDFRPAIGHRFGFRADWGSVDCEVLDIEPPHLLAYSWGDHDLKSIVTWTLTPTGSGTRLRMEQTGFRRDQPRYFGGAKAGWPHFLDKMEEVLARME
- a CDS encoding HAD family hydrolase, yielding MPGARHCLLFDLDGVLIDSWDVARSAFVGACAEIGRDGEELVSGFRDRLGRPIEDIARQLDLPAGFGETFRTHARRLDHLAVPLDGVAELLAGLRSLGCLIGVVTGKDRARSLSVLAGCGLIAHVDALVAGDEGPGKPAPDPLLLCLDRLGAPLCHGFVGDTATDMEAARQARVPAILALWGGARPVACDLLLSRPRDVADLIGMAQTS
- a CDS encoding sulfotransferase family protein, translated to MAGQAPDIVIVSGLPRSGTSMMMRMLAAGGLDLLVDEQRQPDSHNPYGYFEFAPVRRIAIDHAWLDQARGKAVKVVVPLLMRLPARARCKVVLMHRDLEATARSQGRMIAAAGGDPGAPEDWTAPLAALQQEAQDWCARLGPGRTLAVSYEDCLRDPPAAAGRVAAFVAPDLPFPPDTAAMAAAVALPRPSV